In Cyclopterus lumpus isolate fCycLum1 chromosome 5, fCycLum1.pri, whole genome shotgun sequence, the genomic stretch CCCCCCCATCGAGCTGGGCCCCGAACGAGAGCTGAAGGTAGTCCCTATCTCGGAGCTGCCCGGGTGGGAGAGGTTGACTCGTCGCCGCATGGCGCTGCTCGCCGACGCCATCAGGAACCCGATCGGCAGCGAGGTGGAGTACATCTTCTGCGCTGACATCGATCAGGAGTTCGTGGCCCCCGTGGGAGAGGAGATCCTCGGAGACCTGGTGGCCACGTTGCACCCGCAGCTCTACGGGATGCCCCGGAAGGCCTTTCCTTACGAAGTAGAAGAGGTCTCCTCCGCATGcgtggaggaggacgaaggagacTACTACTACACCTCCGAGTTGTACGGCGGGTTGGTTTCTGAGATGTTCAGACTGGCTCGAGCCTGTTCTCTGCTCATCCTGCAGGACCAGGCCAACGGGGTGATGGCCAGGGGCCTCGAGGAGAGCTACTTGAACCGCTACCTGGTCAACAACAGGCCCACCTGCGTGCTTTCCCCAGAGTACAGCTGGTGGAACTCGGCCCTGGCTCCTGATGTGCACGTGCAGAGGCTGGTGTCGCTGGGAAGGACATGTGAGGCTCGTGATGAGCAGAAACAGAATCCATGTAAAGTGTCGGGTTCTGCTGAAATGTGAACGTGGGTCTCACTCCAACATGAAGAACTGTTAGTGTTACGTTGGATGACAGGACAGGAGATAAAGGGAGGAGATGATCGTCGTTAAATTCAATTAGGTTATCATCTCCATGTTGTTTTCACTGTTCCATGAGACAATAAATGTATCCTGCAATCACACTTGAGCAAACGGCACAATCTGCTCCCAATTAAAGGCCCATTTGTGCGAACGGTTTGTCTCGCGTGCTATCTCTTCCACAGcagacccccaaaaaaaggaaatcgaCCTTTCTGTTTAAGCGGAGCACTGTGTTCTCCATTAATGTCAGCTTGGGAGATACTGCTCCAGTGGCTTTGTGGTCAACAGCGATAAGAGTCAACAGTGTAAGTGCACACTTTCACCCGCAGTGGCCAATCATTAACTGGAAGAGCTGCTGTTTCAAGGTCCTTAAATACCAGgtgagggggttggggggggggatacgaCGGGATGCTGTTTCTCCCGGTTACAGGAGCTACCGGGTCGACACTGAAACAGTTTTTAAATCGCTCAAACTGATTAATACAAAAATTTGATTTCCCCATTATGTGTTAAACTCAAACGACCTGGATTTAGTGGTTGTCtgcttatctctctctcactccaacacacaaacacacaaacgcacacgttCACACTCTGCTTCTCTTGCTTTTAATGGGAGGGTTAAACAGCAGCAGATGGCTTTTCTTCCCACCGCCAACAGACTCCGTCCTCGTGGGATAGATTGCCACGTGGAATGAGGCTGGAGGTAAACTTCAGAAACTCTGTGGAAACTCATTTCCAGTTATATTTGAGTGACATCTCAATTCCCCGCTGCTTGCACACAGGTGGACTTGTCTCACTAGTGTTACCTGCAGAAATAATAATGGTCAAATATGAAGGAGAAAACCTGGACGCATGGCTCACACACCTCAGCTCTGCATGCatacctgcctgtctgactgGTTGGAGTTGATTCCAGGCTGCAGGCATCCCATAACATATTATAGAGACTTCTGTCTAACAACAGCACATTTTACCTTCAAGTAAGTGTTAACGCTAAGGGCACATTTCAGatggaaacaataaataaatgggaATAAGTAGCAAGAGCTTGCTGATACCGGCCAACGTGTGAATAAGGGGAGCACTGGCACCTGCTAATTATTAGTATTCACGTGGTGATTCAGATTATAAATGATATCCACATTTGAGCTAAATTGcctgatataataataataatacttatgataataatacttataataatattaatacttataattataataacaataacaataatatttattataataatattaataataatgatagtacttataataatgatacttatcattataatattaataataatagtacttattataataataataatacttataataataatattaacaatgatatattaatgataataatacttataataataataatacttaaaataattataataatacttataataataatatgtatagtaatacttataataataataatacttttaattataataatacttataataataatattaataataatatattaagaataataatacttatatatagtcatacttataataataataataatacttataattataataataataatagttataataataatattaataatgatatattaataataatacttataatgataataataataataataattacattattgaGAGTCGGATTGTTTAGCTTTCTGCTTTGGTCTTATGAATGCCTGTCATCTGGGACGTTGTTTTTACATAGACTCCCCCTTACTACCCCTTTTCCTGCCATAATGCAAAGCAGTTTAAATTATTATAAGTGTATTCCCTGTGATGATTAGTGGTGAAGGAGCCTGTGGGCAGCAGCATTACTTAAAGCAGGGCAAGAGGCAGTACAGATATCCTTCACATGGAAACCCACGTAGGCTTTTAGTTGTTGTTGGAGAGaatttagtgtgtttttttctaaatataatTATTGACATCCCTTGGCCATTAGCTCCCATGCTGGCACGGTGACACAGGCTTAGTAATGTTAGTCTACAAAACCGCCAGGTGGTAGATAcagtcatttattatttacattagcAAAGATGTTTTAACAGATTCAGGATGTGAGATCAGATttgtggacagacacagagatgcacacacacacacacacacacacaatctcattATCTCCTAGCTATTAAGTCATATCTAAATGAACTGCTTCTTTACCCGAGAGGAACACCTGAACATATAGTTTAGCACATTGAGGAACAATACAAGTCTGGAAATAACAAagcaactttaaatgtaaaactgaTCTGGCAACAGAAAAGGGGCCCACGTATCACTGTTACCTGCCCCTGAAACACGTGCCTTTGATTAGCACCCAAACCGGAGCACGGCCAAAAAAATAGGTCTATCAATAATTAATCCCTTTTGTTATTCAGGGTAGAAGGTAGAAGGATATCTGCGGCATTACACAGAACTGTGATGTAACATTCATTCTgtttcaaaacaacaaagaaaggtGCGTTCAGGAGACTGCTGATCTTTGCTGTATTACGTGATGAATGAAGGCAACCCCCGATTGGCTAACCCCCCGCCGCCCCGTATGGCCTGTGAGACGTCGTGAAACATACTTcattcaaactaaaaaaaaaaagccacaatgAATGCCAAAAACCCAACGCAGCGGGCCGTCTGGTGGCGAGGTACGGCAGTGGGTGCACCGGCATGTCCGTGAGCTGTTAACCAAACACACGTCTGAAACAATGAAAGGGAGCCGCGGAGCCTCATTGATGTGACGTCACCCGTGGGTTCATGAAGTCATAATAGCACCAATGTATGTGTGCCCCCCTTCAGTTGTCCCCTTTGTTGTTGTACCAGTCGGTAATCAATACCTTGCAGTGTTTGGCACTTAGGCGCTTGCTGAGAGGCACACAgccgcgcgcgtgtgtgtattcATACTTCAATTAGCTGTTCGCCAAACAAACAGCCCATTCCATAAGCTGTTAGCTAAACACACCGACAACTCTTATCCTGTGGGGcggagaggagaagatggaggtggtggggggggggggggtcagagatGCACTCAGCTGTCAGCTCAATAGCAGCATATCTATGAGACATCGAAATCTGATTTGAAAAAGTGACCAcgagaggtacacacacacacacacacacacacacacacacacacacacactcgtttgctgcagcagaatgcaaaATAAGACGTAGACAGACAAAGAGGCGCAAACTCACTCGCTGTATATACGCAACCCATCGGTACCAATAATACATCCACATTTTAAAGTGTCAGAGGTCAATCATCACAGCACACTAGGATTGCAATTAAGGACTTCTCGGTTAAGTAATCCTTGTGTTTAATGTTCAGCCTTCAACAAAGCGTGAGTCATTTTGAAGTATTCTTTACACACTGGGCTCTTGAGCTTTTATCAGGTGACACCTTCAGGGCCTCTTTAAACACAAACGCTCTCACACCAATGAGTCCTAGCCACCAAAAGGCTTTATTTACCCAGCAGGCAACCTGTCAGACAAACCAGAGCACCTTTGGAATTAAGTTTAGTATTTAAAATCTGCATGTATTCAAAGCAAGAGGAGGTCGGCAACGAGTTCCACGCAGTCGGGGTTGTTTCTAACTATGGTTGATGAAGGATACCATCAATGACATTGATGATCACGGCATTGAATGTTGTTTCAGATTTTACAtttcacacatatatacatatatatatatgtatatatatttaagtggAATGCATATCTTTGTGGGGCAGTTTATTTTGGAGAAATATGAAGAACTACTTTGTTGATGGCTAATGTGCAAGAAGTCtggaatgtgtgtatgtgtgtgtgcgcacgtatgcgagtgtgtgtgtgactcgtCAGGGGGATGGGTGGGGTAAAGCTATGCTAATCTGCTGGATTCACACAGGCCTTACCCCACCCTGCCCCGGCTGCTTCACACCGAAGCCTGCTGGCCTAATCACCAGGTCAAGGGGACTGACTCTCAGAGATAGTGGAGCTCACTGGGGGACACACGTGTGGCCATGGTGCTGATGTCACATCATATCCCATATCATTAAAGGGAACCACATGAAAGATGATTACAGGGCGACATATCGGCTACGCAGTTCACCAAGAAGCtggctgtgaaaaaaaaaaatgtcctcgCCGTCTCTGACATATGAGAATCTGTGTATAGTTAAAAACACAAGATGCAATATTTTTAACGACTGAGCTCTGCTTATTAGTTTTCGCGGTGGGCTTCTCGTGTGAGGCGgattatttagaaaaatatgAAGAGTGTGTGCAAAAATGTTATAAAGTACAAGGCAATATTAGCAAAGTAGTTCAGAATCGTATGGGTTTAGATGCTGCCGTTATTTATTACTTAAGTATAGTCTATAAAGGATACCTTCAACAGTTCCAGTAGGCTAGAATAAGTTATCGCATGTCAGCAAAAAACACAGCAGGCAAGAGGCAGTTTTACCAAGAGAAAAGGGACACTAGATACTATAATGTCCCTCAGGAAGGCTTTAAAAGATCAAATATGACAACATGCTGTCCTGGTTTTGtaaatggagaaagaaaagaaaaaaatcatgcACAAAAACTTTGAAAGCAAGTGGTGAAATGAGCACCAACAACAAGCTGCACTAAAGTAAAACACATGCAACGTGCAAGCAGGACACTTGAATGCATTGTGGATTACTTTCCACCACAGTGTAAAGCGCAATGCACTGGGGCTGGAACAGTGCACAAAAAAGTAACAAGCTGGCAGCCTGTCAAGACTAATGCAACAGTGCAGCCCTGTAGGCAGCGGCAGCTTGTAGTCCCTCCCCGGGCCAGAGTGGTGAGCGCAGGGAGCCGGGGCCGCTAAATGCTCCAGCCTCAAAGGGACGATGGTGGAGGGCTGGTAAAGATGGCGGCGCTCTCCGAGGATGGGAGGTATGGATTAAATTGTGGCCGACAGAGCACAGATAGAGTCACCGTATTACACGTCAAATTGACCGAGACGGCGCTGAGAGCCATAGACAGCCACCAAAATTGTATGGTGAGTGTAAACGgccgtttttattttttgacttaaaaaaaaaaaaagaagaagcagccaAGTGACTTGTCCAGGGGGCTGACACAGCTCGTCTCAGCTGGGGGAAGCCTAACTGCCACGCACAGCTAGCCGAAAGCTAGCAAAGTTAGCTAAGCTGTTGACAGGGCGACtttctgctttgtttgttttttccttttattgtcCTCGTGTCGTTATATCGACCGACTGAATAAGGCAACCGAGACCGGGACCGTGGGCCCTGGCCATGTTTTACGAATTGacaaatgttatttaatttagAAAAAGCAGTTGGTAAAGTCGGACACTCTGAAGTAGCCGCGTTAGCTCGAGCTAGCTGCTTTGGTACGGACCCCCCCTATCCTGGGCTGAGCTCGGCCAGCTAACTAAAGTCCACCTTTCTCTTTCCAGAACCAACGTTTCTTTATAATAATCAATACAGTGGACACGTTAATGGCATTGCGATGAACCCACTGGTTCCGCcagacacgttttttttttaaataaacggAGACACGTAAAAGCTTCGATAACTAGTGTTGGTTAACGTGGACTTTTTTCCTCTATTCGACGAGGCTGTGACGTTATTTGGCAGCTCATCTGCGGATAAGTTGAGGCTCGTTTAACTCCGACTCGGGGCCACTAGTTAGACCGCTTACCATATGGACagaag encodes the following:
- the LOC117731045 gene encoding globoside alpha-1,3-N-acetylgalactosaminyltransferase 1-like; the encoded protein is MALFPFCKTAAGPVRVTRMQLVLYGVLLSLLIYFLNGRKAAVGVESPHPIFRALGLDRGGVITDVAVFKPTAPQTPLATPWGAPLVWGDTQKSAGRRAKFERQGIRTGLLALVVGTYAKFVHRFLSSAETHFLPGHMVTYYILTDNPRTLDPPIELGPERELKVVPISELPGWERLTRRRMALLADAIRNPIGSEVEYIFCADIDQEFVAPVGEEILGDLVATLHPQLYGMPRKAFPYEVEEVSSACVEEDEGDYYYTSELYGGLVSEMFRLARACSLLILQDQANGVMARGLEESYLNRYLVNNRPTCVLSPEYSWWNSALAPDVHVQRLVSLGRTCEARDEQKQNPCKVSGSAEM